One part of the Eucalyptus grandis isolate ANBG69807.140 chromosome 10, ASM1654582v1, whole genome shotgun sequence genome encodes these proteins:
- the LOC104421613 gene encoding 60S ribosomal protein L44 translates to MVNVPKTKKTYCKSKECRKHTLHKVTQYKKGKDSLAAQGKRRYDRKQSGYGGQTKPVFHKKAKTTKKIVLRLQCQGCKHVSQHPIKRCKHFEIGGDKKGKGTSLF, encoded by the exons ATG GTGAACGTTCCAAAGACAAAGAAGACATATTGCAAGAGCAAGGAATGCAGAAAGCACACCCTGCACAAGGTGACACAGTACAAGAAGGGAAAGGATAGCCTTGCTGCCCAGGGAAAGAGGCGTTATGACAGGAAGCAGTCGGGTTATGGTGGTCAGACCAAGCCTGTCTTCCACAAAAAG GCCAAAACTACCAAGAAGATTGTGTTGAGGCTTCAGTGCCAGGGTTGCAAGCATGTTTCTCAGCACCCCATCAAG AGATGCAAGCATTTCGAGATTGGTGGAGATAAGAAGGGCAAGGGCACTTCACTTTTCTAG
- the LOC104423502 gene encoding uncharacterized protein LOC104423502 — MERYGLRTRPYSSSSSPSPSSFMCSIFTTTVNVAAKTLVSAASPSKSPLPSTDRWLLSDHLRFMVMLMAWVTLWFLRVLTDHFPSLGGHLQYPLQSARLASGVPGAFNFPPLLTYPAAATSASALALPSSSSSLEMILREDVDGPSIRALGRALSHILALLNDIPASSRKYQFAMSMADRILEENAREGHEDLLEINRMALASAFSRTSSLLYSSLQQTQLKGNNSSVFPTSIIRALPMGSYINSYLKGVNVCVGAVVRYMKNGTLPWHGSRQLTGAAGMDEGEMAAEKLAQELLWITNKLREFGSLDEVLEQWSFASGLASLCLGANPRVQGFIIKIFAILSSELRQESAFISSEVKFGLLSLWLPLCCHGSNGLAYPVMTGLEKVEAERAMDEVISSLPAFDQEVILTNWFQEFTVSSSDWPNLQASYNRWCQFTRKLA; from the exons ATGGAGCGCTACGGCCTTAGAACCAGGCCTTACTCCTCATCATCGTCACCATCACCCTCATCCTTCATGTGCTCCATCTTCACCACCACCGTGAATGTGGCTGCCAAAACCCTAGTCTCCGCCGCCTCTCCCTCCAAAAGCCCCCTCCCCTCCACCGACAGGTGGCTGCTCTCCGACCACCTCCGCTTCATGGTCATGCTCATGGCCTGGGTCACTCTCTGGTTCCTTAGGGTCCTCACGGACCACTTCCCCAGCTTGGGCGGCCACCTCCAGTATCCGCTCCAGTCAGCTCGGCTAGCCTCCGGCGTCCCCGGAGCCTTCAACTTCCCGCCTTTGCTCACCTACCCGGCAGCAGCAACCTCGGCGTCAGCGCTGGCACTaccgtcttcttcctcctcgctGGAGATGATCCTGCGCGAGGATGTGGATGGTCCCTCCATTCGAGCCCTCGGCCGAGCTCTTTCCCAC ATCTTGGCGCTGTTGAACGACATCCCCGCCTCGTCGAGGAAGTACCAGTTCGCAATGTCCATGGCCGATAGGATCCTGGAGGAGAATGCGAGGGAGGGACACGAAGACCTCCTGGAGATCAATCGGATGGCCCTAGCTTCGGCATTCTCACGCACCTCGAGCCTCCTCTACAGCTCCCTCCAGCAAACCCAATTAAAGGGTAACAACTCGAGCGTGTTTCCGACAAGCATTATCCGTGCGCTCCCTATGGGCTCCTACATCAACTCCTATCTCAAGGGGGTCAACGTGTGTGTTGGCGCTGTGGTCCGGTACATGAAGAATGGCACGCTTCCATGGCATGGCAGCAGGCAACTCACAGGAGCCGCTGGCATGGACGAAGGGGAGATGGCAGCGGAGAAGCTGGCGCAGGAGCTGCTCTGGATAACTAACAAGCTCAGGGAGTTTGGATCTTTGGACGAAGTGTTGGAGCAATGGAGCTTTGCCTCAGGATTGGCTTCTCTTTGTCTTGGTGCTAACCCTAGAGTCCAAGGCTTCATCATCAAGATCTTTG CTATTTTGTCCAGCGAGCTCCGGCAGGAGAGTGCATTCATATCGAGCGAGGTGAAGTTCGGGCTCCTCAGCCTCTGGCTCCCGCTTTGCTGCCACGGGAGCAACGGCCTCGCCTACCCCGTCATGACAGGCCTTGAGAAGGTCGAGGCCGAGCGGGCGATGGACGAGGTGATCTCGAGCCTGCCCGCTTTCGACCAAGAAGTGATCCTCACGAACTGGTTCCAGGAGTTCACCGTCTCCTCCTCGGACTGGCCAAACCTCCAGGCCTCCTACAATCGCTGGTGCCAGTTTACTCGCAAGCTTGCGTAA
- the LOC104421614 gene encoding putative pentatricopeptide repeat-containing protein At5g08310, mitochondrial, producing MNQSACLRALLARISIISRHSRRPISMKARSFSSLPSDTAPIVRRLLAVFTGRPFAPGDPELADLAPSLSTKVVESVLRELKSWKIALRFFTWASNQDGFVHNCYTYNAMACMLSRARQNAAMRALAAQAVDSRCKMTPGALGYFIRCLGSVGMVEEANVMFDKVKQSGLCVPNSYSYNCLLEAIAKSDAIGLAEMRLKEMRDLGWDLDKYTLTSVLQIYCNMRKFDMALKVFDEMCDRGWVDPHVCSVLLLSFSKWGDVDKAFELVESMEGRNLRLNEKTFCVLIHGFVRASRLDRALQLFDKLRKSGIPPDIALYDVLIEGLCKNKELEDAFKLYMDMNEHGIMPDVSLLSKLTSYFSEEGELTQLLKEIPKDVDTAAKNLVCNAVLSFYVNNGAVDKAYHLLRGMMGHLPLDDLNVSQLLKTGERFYPDTTSFTIVINGLLKKGETDTALSLFHEMVRIGCKQTILIYNNLISSLCDSNRLDEATELMQEMKNSRFEPTEFTRNCIYGCLCRREDVLGALNCVKEMRLHGQEPWIKHSTQLMKQLCDSGRVLEACEFLNNMVIEGFLPDIVAYSAALNGLIKIQEVDQAVELFRGLCARGCQPDVIAYNILINGLCKAGRVSEAHDMLNEMVRNGLVPSVVTYNLLIDGWCKTNTVDQAMLCLSRMYEVETKPNVISYTSLIDGLCNARKPDDALMLWNDMLSKGCAPNRITYMALIQGLCKCGRLNEVLVYLRQMQEKDMKPDTFVYASLLRALLSDQNLSAALETLKDLVKEGKFPCSQDRNYPILKNAIIQMSQDAVTSSSIRDLVEAGSIPPSIVLDSGIETELNPGSLESPS from the coding sequence ATGAACCAGTCCGCATGCCTCCGGGCCCTCCTCGCCAGAATCTCCATCATCAGCCGCCACTCCCGCAGACCCATTTCCATGAAAGCTCGCAGCTTCTCTTCCCTTCCTTCGGACACGGCCCCCATcgtccgccgcctcctcgccgtctTCACCGGACGCCCCTTCGCCCCCGGCGACCCGGAGCTCGCGGACCTCGCGCCGTCGCTCTCGACGAAAGTCGTCGAATCCGTGCTGCGCGAGCTCAAGAGCTGGAAGATCGCCCTCAGGTTCTTCACTTGGGCTTCGAACCAGGATGGGTTCGTGCACAATTGCTACACTTACAATGCCATGGCGTGCATGCTGTCACGTGCTCGACAAAATGCCGCAATGAGAGCTTTGGCGGCCCAGGCCGTTGATTCCAGGTGCAAGATGACTCCGGGTGCTTTAGGGTACTTCATTAGGTGTTTGGGGAGTGTGGGTATGGTCGAGGAAGCTAATGTGATGTTCGATAAGGTCAAGCAGTCGGGCCTCTGCGTCCCGAACAGTTATAGCTATAATTGTCTACTGGAGGCCATCGCCAAGTCGGATGCGATTGGACTTGCTGAGATGAGATTGAAGGAGATGAGGGATCTTGGATGGGACTTAGACAAGTATACGTTGACCTCGGTCTTGCAGATTTACTGCAACATGCGGAAGTTCGACATGGCTCTGAAGGTTTTCGATGAAATGTGTGACCGAGGGTGGGTGGATCCTCACGTGTGCTCTGTCTTGCTGCTGTCTTTCAGCAAGTGGGGTGACGTGGACAAGGCTTTCGAATTAGTTGAGAGCATGGAAGGTCGAAATTTGAGACTGAATGAGAAgactttttgtgttttgattcaTGGGTTTGTGCGGGCATCGAGGTTGGATAGGGCTCTCCAGTTGTTTGATAAATTGCGAAAGTCGGGTATTCCTCCTGATATAGCACTATATGATGTGCTTATTGAAGGGTTATGTAAGAATAAAGAGCTCGAGGATGCTTTTAAATTGTATATGGACATGAATGAGCATGGCATCATGCCAGATGTTAGCTTGCTCAGTAAGCTCACCAGTTATTTCTCTGAAGAAGGAGAGCTGACCCAACTGCTCAAGGAAATTCCAAAGGATGTTGACACTGCAGCTAAAAACTTGGTATGTAATGCCGTTTTGAGTTTCTACGTTAACAATGGCGCAGTGGATAAAGCTTACCATTTGCTCCGTGGGATGATGGGGCATTTGCCTCTTGATGATCTGAATGTGAGTCAGCTCCTCAAGACTGGGGAAAGGTTTTATCCTGATACAACATCTTTTACTATCGTCATCAATGGTCTTCTCAAGAAAGGTGAAACAGATACTGCCCTGAGCCTCTTCCATGAGATGGTTCGGATCGGCTGCAAGCAAACCATTTTAATTTATAACAATTTGATCAGCAGTCTCTGTGATTCAAACAGACTGGATGAAGCCACTGAACTTATgcaagaaatgaaaaactcCAGATTTGAGCCAACAGAATTTACGCGTAACTGTATATATGGATGCTTATGTAGAAGAGAGGATGTATTAGGAGCTCTAAACTGTGTGAAGGAGATGCGTCTTCATGGGCAGGAACCATGGATAAAACATTCCACTCAGCTCATGAAACAGTTATGCGACAGTGGGAGAGTGCTTGAGGCTTGTGAATTCCTCAACAACATGGTTATAGAAGGTTTCCTCCCTGATATAGTTGCGTATTCTGCAGCTCTAAATGGCTTGATCAAGATCCAAGAAGTGGATCAAGCAGTGGAGCTATTTCGGGGATTATGTGCTCGAGGATGCCAGCCTGATGTGATTGCCTATAATATCTTGATAAATGGGCTCTGCAAGGCTGGAAGGGTTTCGGAAGCTCATGATATGCTGAATGAGATGGTGAGGAATGGGCTTGTTCCATCAGTTGTTACCTATAACCTGCTAATTGATGGATGGTGCAAAACTAATACTGTTGATCAAGCAATGCTCTGTCTATCCAGAATGTACGAGGTAGAGACGAAGCCCAATGTGATTTCTTATACATCACTCATCGATGGATTATGCAATGCCAGAAAACCTGATGATGCTCTTATGCTGTGGAATGATATGCTGTCAAAAGGGTGTGCACCGAACAGAATTACATATATGGCCCTTATACAGGGTCTATGCAAGTGTGGCAGGCTTAATGAAGTCCTTGTATATTTAAGGCAGATGCAAGAAAAGGACATGAAGCCCGACACCTTTGTCTATGCGTCACTGTTACGCGCATTGCTATCTGATCAGAATCTATCGGCAGCATTGGAGACGCTAAAAGACCTGGTGAAGGAGGGAAAGTTTCCATGTTCACAAGATAGAAACTATCCAATCCTTAAAAATGCAATAATCCAAATGTCACAAGATGCTGTTACCTCTTCAAGCATTAGAGATCTAGTAGAGGCGGGAAGCATTCCGCCAAGTATTGTTTTGGACAGTGGAATAGAGACTGAATTGAATCCGGGTTCTTTGGAAAGTCCAAGCTAG
- the LOC104421615 gene encoding sugar transport protein 10, whose amino-acid sequence MAGGSFAAQGPAGNYEGGITVFVVITCLVAAMGGLLFGYDLGISGGVTSMDDFLLKFFPSVYHKTKEGSIHDSQYCKYADEILTLFTSSLYLAALVASFVASWVTRAYGRKISMFTGGVAFLIGAILNGIAMNVELLIIGRLLLGVGVGFANQSVPVYLSEMAPANVRGALNIGFQMAITIGILVANFVNYGTAQIKAGWGWRVSLALAAVPAILMTVGSFFLPDTPNSIIERGHREEAKRMLQRIRGTEHVDYEFHDLVLASETAKKVEHPWRNILQPRYRPQLVICTLIPFFQQLTGINVIVFYAPVLFKTLGFGANASLMSAAITGVVNVIATLVSVFSVDKFGRRGLFLEGGTQMIICQIAVGVLIGMNFGVTGEGSFSRGEADLLLALICLYVAAFAWSWGPLGWLVPSEICPLEIRSAGQSINVSVNMFFTFIIAQAFLAMLCHMKFGLFFFFAGFVIIMTIFIFFFLPETKNVPIEDMNRVWKAHWFWGKYIPDEAVIGGDPEN is encoded by the exons ATGGCAGGAGGAAGTTTTGCAGCTCAAGGACCGGCTGGGAACTATGAAGGTGGCATCACAGTTTTCGTGGTCATCACCTGTCTCGTTGCGGCCATGGGCGGTCTCCTGTTTGGTTATGACCTTGGTATCTCAG GTGGGGTTACTTCAATGGACGATTTCTTGCTCAAGTTCTTCCCATCAGTGTACCATAAAACGAAAGAGGGGTCGATCCACGATAGCCAGTACTGCAAGTATGCAGACGAGATCCTGACCCTGTTCACCTCGTCCCTCTACCTTGCGGCACTTGTGGCTTCCTTTGTCGCATCATGGGTCACCAGGGCCTACGGCCGAAAGATCTCCATGTTCACAGGAGGCGTGGCCTTTCTCATCGGCGCAATCCTCAATGGCATTGCGATGAACGTTGAACTGCTGATAATTGGCCGTTTATTGCTTGGTGTTGGGGTTGGATTTGCTAATCAG TCCGTTCCGGTCTATCTGTCCGAAATGGCGCCAGCGAACGTCAGAGGAGCGCTCAACATCGGCTTCCAAATGGCCATCACAATCGGCATTCTGGTGGCCAATTTCGTCAACTACGGGACTGCACAGATCAAGGCTGGATGGGGCTGGAGAGTCTCTCTGGCTCTAGCCGCCGTCCCTGCAATACTGATGACTGTTGGATCCTTCTTCCTGCCGGACACTCCTAACTCCATCATCGAAAGAGGCCACCGCGAGGAGGCCAAGAGAATGCTTCAGAGGATCCGCGGGACCGAGCATGTGGACTACGAGTTCCACGACCTGGTCCTCGCCAGCGAGACTGCGAAGAAGGTCGAGCATCCCTGGAGGAATATATTGCAGCCGAGGTACAGGCCTCAGCTCGTGATCTGCACCCTCATCCCGTTCTTCCAGCAGCTCACTGGCATCAACGTCATCGTGTTTTACGCACCGGTTCTGTTCAAGACCTTGGGTTTCGGTGCCAACGCCTCCCTCATGTCTGCGGCCATCACTGGCGTTGTTAACGTCATCGCAACGTTGGTTTCGGTATTCTCGGTCGACAAGTTTGGAAGGAGAGGCTTGTTCCTTGAAGGAGGAACCCAGATGATAATTTGCCAG ATTGCAGTAGGAGTACTGATCGGGATGAACTTCGGAGTCACTGGCGAAGGATCCTTCTCCAGAGGTGAAGCCGATCTGCTCTTAGCGTTGATCTGCTTATACGTGGCGGCGTTCGCGTGGTCGTGGGGTCCACTGGGGTGGTTGGTCCCGAGCGAGATCTGCCCATTGGAGATCCGGTCGGCTGGCCAGTCGATCAACGTCTCGGTCAACATGTTCTTCACCTTCATCATTGCTCAGGCGTTCCTCGCTATGCTCTGCCACATGAAGTTcggcctcttcttcttcttcgccggcTTCGTCATCATCATGaccatcttcattttcttcttcttgcccgAGACCAAGAACGTGCCGATCGAAGATATGAACAGAGTGTGGAAGGCGCATTGGTTCTGGGGAAAGTACATCCCCGATGAGGCCGTCATAGGTGGGGACCCTGAGAATTAG
- the LOC104421616 gene encoding LOW QUALITY PROTEIN: sugar transport protein 10 (The sequence of the model RefSeq protein was modified relative to this genomic sequence to represent the inferred CDS: inserted 1 base in 1 codon) translates to MAGGGSFAAQGPAGNYEGGVTVFVVITCVVAAMGGLLFGYDLGISGGVTSMDDFLLKFFPSVYHKTKEGSIHDSQYCKYADEILTLFTSSLYIXALAASFVASWVTRAYGRKISMFTGGMAFLIGAILNGIAMNVELLIIGRLLLGVGVGFANQSVPVYLSEMAPANVRGALNIGFQMAITIGILVANFVNYGTAQITGGWGWRVSLALAAVPAILMSVGSFFLPDTPNSIIERGHHEEAKRMLQKIRGTENVDHEFHELVLASEAANKVEHPWRNILQPRYRPQLVICSLIPFFQQLTGINVIMFYAPVLFKTLGFGANASLMSSAITGVVNVIATLVSIFSVDKFGRRGLFLEGGTQMLICQIAVGALIGVNFGVTGQGSFTKGEANLLLALICIYVAAFAWSWGPLGWLVPSEICPLEIRSAGQSINVSVNMFFTFIIAQGFLAMLCHMKFGLFFFFGGFVIIMTIFIFFFLPETKNVPIEEMNRVWKAHWFWGKYIPDEAVIGGDLEK, encoded by the exons ATGGCGGGGGGAGGAAGCTTTGCAGCTCAAGGGCCGGCTGGGAACTATGAAGGTGGCGTCACGGTTTTCGTGGTCATCACCTGTGTTGTTGCGGCCATGGGCGGTCTCCTGTTCGGTTATGACCTCGGTATCTCAG GTGGGGTTACTTCAATGGACGATTTCTTGCTCAAGTTCTTCCCATCAGTGTACCATAAAACGAAAGAGGGGTCGATCCACGATAGCCAGTACTGCAAGTATGCAGACGAGATCCTGACCCTGTTCACCTCGTCCCTCTACA GCGCACTTGCGGCTTCCTTTGTCGCGTCATGGGTCACCAGGGCCTACGGCCGAAAGATCTCCATGTTCACAGGAGGCATGGCCTTTCTCATCGGCGCTATCTTGAATGGCATTGCGATGAACGTCGAACTGCTGATAATTGGCCGTTTATTGCTCGGTGTTGGGGTTGGATTTGCTAATCAG TCCGTTCCGGTCTATCTGTCCGAAATGGCGCCAGCGAACGTCAGAGGAGCGCTCAACATCGGTTTCCAAATGGCCATCACAATCGGCATTCTGGTGGCCAATTTCGTCAACTACGGGACTGCACAGATCACAGGTGGATGGGGCTGGAGAGTCTCTCTGGCTCTAGCCGCTGTCCCCGCGATACTGATGTCCGTTGGATCCTTCTTCCTGCCGGACACTCCTAACTCCATCATCGAAAGAGGCCACCACGAGGAGGCCAAGAGAATGCTTCAGAAGATCCGTGGGACCGAGAACGTGGACCACGAGTTCCATGAACTGGTCCTCGCCAGCGAGGCAGCGAATAAGGTCGAGCATCCCTGGAGGAATATATTGCAGCCGAGGTACAGGCCTCAGCTCGTGATCTGCTCCCTCATCCCGTTCTTCCAGCAGCTCACCGGCATCAACGTCATCATGTTTTACGCGCCCGTTCTGTTCAAGACTTTGGGTTTCGGTGCCAATGCCTCCCTCATGTCTTCAGCCATCACCGGCGTTGTTAACGTCATTGCAACGTTGGTTTCGATATTCTCGGTCGACAAGTTTGGAAGGAGAGGCTTGTTCCTTGAAGGAGGAACCCAGATGCTAATTTGCCAG ATTGCAGTAGGAGCACTGATTGGCGTGAACTTCGGAGTCACCGGCCAAGGATCCTTCACAAAAGGCGAAGCCAATCTGCTCTTGGCGTTGATCTGCATATATGTAGCGGCATTTGCGTGGTCGTGGGGACCGCTGGGGTGGTTGGTCCCGAGCGAGATCTGCCCACTGGAGATCCGGTCGGCCGGCCAGTCGATCAATGTCTCGGTCAACATGTTCTTCACCTTCATCATTGCTCAGGGGTTCCTCGCCATGCTCTGCCACATGAAGTTcggcctcttcttcttcttcggcggCTTCGTCATCATCATGACCATCTTCATATTCTTCTTCCTGCCAGAGACCAAGAACGTGCCGATCGAAGAGATGAACAGAGTGTGGAAGGCGCATTGGTTCTGGGGAAAGTACATCCCCGACGAGGCTGTCATAGGTGGGGACCTTGAGAAATAG
- the LOC104421617 gene encoding thioredoxin X, chloroplastic isoform X1, which translates to MSLHHFSSHESETQILSLPLSLSLHGSESAMDGAALVSSSGVLFPPSLPPARLATALSAAAGCRFAPPPRSSFRTWRSGAGVAPVRKSARRCGAAVGGGGITEIDESQFPETVLKSDRPVLVEFVANWCGPCRLISPAMEWLAQEYKERLIIVKIDHDANPKLIEEYKVYGLPALILFKNGKEVPESRREGAITKVKLKEYLDSLLDSISVA; encoded by the exons ATGTCTCTGCACcacttttccagccacgagtcAGAGACTCAgattctctccctccctctctctctctctctccacggAAGCGAATCCGCCATGGACGGAGCCGCGCTCGTGTCGAGCTCCGGCGTGCTCTTCCCTCCGTCGCTCCCTCCGGCCCGTCTCGCGACCGCCCTGAGCGCCGCCGCCGGCTGCCGCTTCGCTCCTCCGCCGAGGTCCTCGTTCCGGACGTGGCGGAGCGGGGCCGGGGTCGCGCCGGTGCGTAAGTCCGCGCGGAGGTGCGGCGCcgccgtcggcggcggcggcataaCGGAGATAGACGAGAGCCAGTTCCCCGAGACGGTGCTGAAGAGCGATCGTCCGGTCCTCGTGGAGTTCGTCGCCAACTGGTGCGGCCCCTGCCGTTTGATCTCTCCCGCCATGGAGTGGCTCGCTCAG GAATACAAAGAAAGATTGATCATCGTAAAGATTGATCATGATGCAAACCCAAAGTTAATTGAAGAGTACAAAGTTTATGGATTGCCAGCACTGATTCTCTTCAAGAATGGGAAAGAAGTTCCAGAAAGCAGAAGGGAAGGTGCAATCACGAAGGTGAAGCTAAAGGAGTATCTAGATTCTTTGCTAGATTCAATATCAgttgcataa
- the LOC104421617 gene encoding thioredoxin X, chloroplastic isoform X2 — protein sequence MSLHHFSSHESETQILSLPLSLSLHGSESAMDGAALVSSSGVLFPPSLPPARLATALSAAAGCRFAPPPRSSFRTWRSGAGVAPVRKSARRCGAAVGGGGITEIDESQFPETVLKSDRPVLVEFVANWCGPCRLISPAMEWLAQVAITMAKRRC from the exons ATGTCTCTGCACcacttttccagccacgagtcAGAGACTCAgattctctccctccctctctctctctctctccacggAAGCGAATCCGCCATGGACGGAGCCGCGCTCGTGTCGAGCTCCGGCGTGCTCTTCCCTCCGTCGCTCCCTCCGGCCCGTCTCGCGACCGCCCTGAGCGCCGCCGCCGGCTGCCGCTTCGCTCCTCCGCCGAGGTCCTCGTTCCGGACGTGGCGGAGCGGGGCCGGGGTCGCGCCGGTGCGTAAGTCCGCGCGGAGGTGCGGCGCcgccgtcggcggcggcggcataaCGGAGATAGACGAGAGCCAGTTCCCCGAGACGGTGCTGAAGAGCGATCGTCCGGTCCTCGTGGAGTTCGTCGCCAACTGGTGCGGCCCCTGCCGTTTGATCTCTCCCGCCATGGAGTGGCTCGCTCAG GTGGCAATTACAATGGCAAAACGAAGATGCTAA
- the LOC104423503 gene encoding E3 ubiquitin-protein ligase RING1 has translation MSFASRGDSATSAGGDSGRKWFFCHLCQQTVAVAAANAAASAGPICPRCNEGFLEESENPSPGLSRSPPFFPDPFSSLLPLLFPTPSAAHSSAAAAPAATVDLQNPGLFSSPSSPPSGGSGNLFDPFAFLMNHLQDLQSTGAQIQFVVESSPSEGRGGGGFHLPSNLGDYFVGPGLEQLIQQLAENDPTRYGTPPASKSAVKNLPTIKVTEEVQNSEMNHCAVCQDDFEKYMEVKQMPCKHIYHSDCLLPWLELHNSCPVCRHELPTDDPDYENRRSAAQGSAQGSGGGTSSGGENRTVRRNFSIMLPYPFRGNDGSNSGSGGE, from the coding sequence ATGTCGTTCGCTTCCCGTGGCGATTCCGCCACCTCCGCCGGCGGGGACTCCGGCCGCAAGTGGTTCTTCTGCCACCTGTGCCAGCAgaccgtcgccgtcgccgccgccaacgccgccgcctccgccggccCCATCTGTCCCCGCTGCAACGAGGGGTTCCTCGAGGAGTCGGAAAACCCTAGCCCTGGCCTGAGCCGGAGCCCTCCCTTCTTCCCCGATCctttctcctccctcctccctctcctgtTCCCGACTCCCTCCGCCGCCCACTCCTCCGCCGCGGCCGcccccgccgccaccgtcgACCTCCAGAACCCCGGCCTCTTCTCGAGCCCCTCGTCCCCCCCTTCCGGTGGATCCGGGAATCTGTTCGACCCGTTCGCCTTCTTGATGAACCACCTCCAGGATCTGCAGTCCACCGGAGCGCAGATTCAGTTCGTGGTCGAGAGCAGTCCCTCGGAAGGCCGCGGAGGGGGCGGGTTTCACCTTCCGTCCAATCTTGGTGACTACTTCGTCGGCCCAGGCTTGGAGCAGCTGATCCAGCAGCTGGCGGAGAACGACCCGACCCGCTACGGGACGCCACCGGCCTCAAAGTCGGCGGTCAAGAACCTCCCGACCATCAAAGTCACGGAGGAGGTGCAGAATTCCGAGATGAACCATTGCGCAGTCTGTCAGGACGATTTCGAGAAGTATATGGAGGTCAAGCAAATGCCTTGCAAGCACATCTATCATTCGGATTGCCTCCTGCCATGGCTCGAGTTGCATAACTCTTGCCCTGTTTGCCGGCACGAATTGCCGACCGACGATCCTGATTACGAGAACCGGAGAAGCGCAGCCCAGGGGAGTGCGCAAGGAAGCGGTGGTGGCACTAGCAGTGGAGGGGAGAACAGGACGGTTCGGAGGAATTTTAGCATAATGCTGCCTTATCCTTTCAGGGGTAACGATGGATCGAACTCGGGTTCAGGTGGTGAGTGA
- the LOC104421618 gene encoding E2F-associated phosphoprotein isoform X1 yields the protein MEGGGKRDADESPTNSQQTISEDDEIDYSVKPEFYDPDLDDKDERWIEKKRNGHATDAVLSCPACFTTLCLECQRHEKYVTQYRAVFVMNCEVMKEKARPPSSAHPKSRKRGRASSTPDTHPAGGETLKHICCSICSTEVGVMDEEEIYHFYNVLPSES from the exons ATGGAAGGTGGCGGCAAGAGAGACGCGGACGAGTCCCCCACCAATTCACAGCAGACCA TTTCCGAGGATGATGAAATAGACTACTCAGTGAAACCTGAGTTTTATGATCCAGATCTAGACGATAAAGATGAGCGATGGATCGAGAAGAAGCGTAATGGGCATGCCACTGATGCTGTGCTGAGCTGCCCTGCTTGTTTCACTACCCTATGCCTGGAGTGTCAAAG GCATGAAAAGTACGTCACCCAATACAGAGCAGTCTTTGTCATGAATTGCGAGGTTATGAAAGAGAAGGCTCGCCCGCCAAGCAGTGCGCACCCAAAAAGCCGAAAAAGAGGGAGAGCATCCTCTACACCCGACACTCACCCTGCCGGCGGCGAAACCCTCAAGCACATCTGCTGTTCCATCTGCTCTACGGAGGTCGGTGTAATGGATGAAGAGGAGATTTATCATTTCTACAACGTTCTTCCCAGCGAGTCTTGA
- the LOC104421618 gene encoding E2F-associated phosphoprotein isoform X2 produces the protein MSRGNSRENCSVFAVSEDDEIDYSVKPEFYDPDLDDKDERWIEKKRNGHATDAVLSCPACFTTLCLECQRHEKYVTQYRAVFVMNCEVMKEKARPPSSAHPKSRKRGRASSTPDTHPAGGETLKHICCSICSTEVGVMDEEEIYHFYNVLPSES, from the exons ATGTCTCGGGGGAATTCGCGAGAGAATTGCTCCGTTTTCGCAG TTTCCGAGGATGATGAAATAGACTACTCAGTGAAACCTGAGTTTTATGATCCAGATCTAGACGATAAAGATGAGCGATGGATCGAGAAGAAGCGTAATGGGCATGCCACTGATGCTGTGCTGAGCTGCCCTGCTTGTTTCACTACCCTATGCCTGGAGTGTCAAAG GCATGAAAAGTACGTCACCCAATACAGAGCAGTCTTTGTCATGAATTGCGAGGTTATGAAAGAGAAGGCTCGCCCGCCAAGCAGTGCGCACCCAAAAAGCCGAAAAAGAGGGAGAGCATCCTCTACACCCGACACTCACCCTGCCGGCGGCGAAACCCTCAAGCACATCTGCTGTTCCATCTGCTCTACGGAGGTCGGTGTAATGGATGAAGAGGAGATTTATCATTTCTACAACGTTCTTCCCAGCGAGTCTTGA